In Lolium perenne isolate Kyuss_39 chromosome 5, Kyuss_2.0, whole genome shotgun sequence, the sequence AACCAACAGACACCCATGCCAAAGCAGAGCACACCCAAGGCCGGTAGAGCATAATTGTCTTCATGCCTCGAGATACTAAAGGAGGAGGGCTTGATGGAGACGCCTACAAGGAGGAGAGCGACGCCCAAGGGCGTCGCCATCACCCACACTGGTCGAGGCCTTGCCAACATTATGCCCAACCACGACCCCAAAAGACACAACCTTAACACCTATCCTACGCCACATTGCACCCAAGGCCTAAGGAAGAAATCGGTGGCATCGCCCGCAGCATGACGTCGGCCTAAGAAACCGCCCCTGGGTATATAGGAGGCTACCCAAACCGGGCAAAACACCATGTAAAAGTAGCCAGGGAGACAACGGTGGCGACAAGCTCAAGGAAGGTGAATATGGCGTGGCTGTGTAGAAGATGCAGAGAACCTTACCCCATCGGAGAAGAGGGCAAGTTGAGCACAGAGGCATGATCCAGCTACGAGAAAGGAGAGACATTTGgtggcgcctccaagaaggaagatGGCGTAGAAGACGACATTGTCACCTGTAGGCTGTAGTGCATGGCTTTCGCCGATATCCCACCAAGAATCTGAAGCCGGCCACCGCTACGAGATCGTGAAGGGGGAGCAGAGGCAGCACCCACCGACAACACCGCATCAAGTATTGTTGGCCCAAGGTGATGCGGTGACCAAGACCCCAAGTCACCAACGTCTGGACATGGTTCTACGACGATCTCGTGAGGAGCAAAGTATAGCAGGGGAAGGTCGGGTGCACGACCCTGACGTTGCTAGCCGTCTACCCGAGATCTTTGGAGCCAAATGATCTTTTACTTGTGGACTGACCACTCCGGAGACGAAATATTGATTCGAGTAGTACATCGGGAAACGAAATTTGGAGTGCTAAATCCAACGTGATTACTACGTGAGCGCTAAATCCTCACTGCAGGAGTCGATGCGACGAAGAACACAAAATGCACGCACCCACCCAACATTTCCTCTCGCTTGCTTCGCCTCCTCCCTGCCCCCCCAGCGATCCCACCCACCCAAACGCATCGCCGCCGCCGCACGCTGCTGCTCCCCGCCGGCAACCCAGCACCGCCGCTCACCGGCGCACCCACCCACCCAATCCCATCCAGGCTGGCCACTCAATCCCCTTCACGCCGGCCACCAAAAATCCTTTCCACCCCCCTACCAGGAGGAGGGGATCGATGCGGCGAAGAGACGGCGTCCCTGCCGGCAGCGGAAGGCACAATGGCCACTCCACAGAAGATGGACGCGCCCATGGGCGGACCCGAGCCTGAGGGACGCCATGGTTGCGCTCGTCGTTGTGGCGAGCGAGCCAAGGGCCAGGGGAGGGGCGGAGATGCACCCGTCGTCCTGGTGGATGTTGGGGACAAGCACCTTGGGCGACAGTCGCGGCCGGCGGGAGGAGCTCGCCGCGCCGCAGGAAGAAGAGACGGTGGTCGCCTGTCCGGAACTGTTgttgccggcgccggcgacgtccCCGAGCTGTTGCTGCCATCCACAACTCCGTCATGCGCGCTGCTGCCGACAACCTCCCCAACCCGTAGCTGCCCTATGAGGTTCAACTCCTTCATCTTTTCTTGCTAAGAATTATATAATTTTCCTGTTAAAGTGAATGTGTGCATACGCAGTAGATGGAAATCTGATTTTCTAAATCAAAATTTGTTGTGTGCCATCAATTACATCCAAAATCATGACTCCTGTGATTTATTCTTCCTTTAGTCTAAACTTCACTCCTAATGCAGAATTCGAATTATGCAATGTTAGCACTGCAACTTATACCCATTATAGCTTATATACTTAAGATTTTCTTTGATTAAATACTTTTAGTTGAATTTAGGGAAGCCAGCAATTAAGGCCATGCTTATTGTTTGATGAACAGAGATCTAAAAAGTGAACTAAATAAAATCAATCAAGTGTTCTGCAGTGATGCTTTTGAGCATATCTCTGCCAAGAAATACTCCTGAAGAAAGCTATCATAAAATC encodes:
- the LOC127300458 gene encoding uncharacterized protein; its protein translation is MATPQKMDAPMGGPEPEGRHGCARRCGERAKGQGRGGDAPVVLVDVGDKHLGRQSRPAGGARRAAGRRDGGRLSGTVVAGAGDVPELLLPSTTPSCALLPTTSPTRSCPMRLLLGTRSLGVGCGRREELATLHEEEMVVACTELLLPAPATSPTYCCLPQLLHAATDNLRNLQLPIEGVLGQGRSRGGDFASRQ